A genomic region of Candidatus Rhabdochlamydia sp. T3358 contains the following coding sequences:
- a CDS encoding UvrD-helicase domain-containing protein yields MDFLEQLNSQQRIAATHIEGPLLVLAGAGSGKTRVVTYRIAHLLKIGVPSSEILAVTFTNKAAGEMRQRIFHLTQETILSCTFHSLCARILRESITHLNYRSDFTIYDEEDSEKVIRECLKTLGLKEDKATLKTLKTQISQAKNALTQPENIPFDEKPLCQVYGMYQQKLKEYNALDFDDLLYLTVGLLKTSSQILDIYQRRWSFILIDEYQDTNMAQYILIRLLAAHHNNVFAVGDPDQSIYSWRGANVHNILNFEKDFSGAKVIALEENYRSHSLILKAANSLIQHNQGRYPKNLWSKRIEGEKITLYLADNEYEEARFVISQIHKLHIDQKMSLNECAIFFRTHSQSRLFEDYLLKENIPYVIVGGLSFYQRKEIKDILAWLRMTLASTDFIAFSRTINLPKRGLGDTTLQKLREVVEKCKVNILTCIQGILNNQIPCKLSAKQLQGLKEYIDLILSLQKSALQKTKLSLLIEQIIHQSHYLDYLREDPDSYQDRRGNIEELITKATEWEEENKEASLAQFLEELTLKSSPEKPEQNDHIRLMTLHNGKGLEFSCVFMVGLEEELLPHINAVGHPDALEEERRLCYVGMTRAKDLLFLTAARQRHLWGIAKIMRPSRFLSEIPSAFIQMPCKKPIETYTHQQVEKKKFQEGDRVFHKDFGLGIIQKQYNTSLGTTYDVFFSQSKTLRSLVAKYAKLLPAD; encoded by the coding sequence ATGGATTTTCTAGAACAACTCAATTCCCAACAACGTATTGCAGCAACTCATATTGAAGGACCCTTACTTGTATTAGCTGGAGCAGGCTCTGGTAAAACTAGAGTAGTAACCTATCGCATTGCCCATTTGCTTAAAATAGGCGTTCCTTCCTCTGAGATCTTAGCTGTGACCTTTACCAACAAAGCCGCTGGTGAAATGCGTCAAAGGATTTTTCATCTAACTCAAGAAACAATACTCTCTTGTACTTTTCATAGCTTATGCGCACGTATTTTGCGTGAATCGATCACTCACTTGAATTACCGCAGTGATTTTACCATTTATGATGAAGAAGATAGCGAAAAAGTCATTAGAGAATGCTTAAAAACACTGGGGCTAAAAGAAGACAAAGCTACTCTTAAAACGTTAAAAACGCAGATTTCTCAAGCAAAAAATGCATTGACCCAACCAGAAAACATCCCTTTTGATGAAAAGCCTCTTTGTCAAGTATACGGAATGTACCAACAAAAGCTCAAAGAATACAATGCACTTGACTTTGATGACCTGCTATATTTAACCGTGGGTTTACTTAAAACAAGCAGTCAGATTTTAGATATATATCAGAGGCGCTGGTCCTTTATTTTAATTGATGAATATCAAGATACTAATATGGCACAATACATTTTGATTCGTCTATTAGCAGCTCATCACAATAACGTTTTTGCAGTTGGAGATCCTGACCAATCCATTTATTCTTGGAGAGGTGCTAATGTGCACAATATCCTAAATTTTGAAAAAGATTTTTCAGGAGCTAAAGTCATCGCTTTAGAAGAAAACTATCGTAGCCATTCTCTCATTTTAAAAGCAGCAAACTCTCTGATTCAACATAATCAAGGAAGATATCCTAAAAACCTGTGGAGCAAGAGAATAGAGGGGGAAAAAATTACCCTGTATCTTGCTGACAATGAATATGAAGAAGCTCGTTTTGTCATTTCTCAGATCCATAAACTGCACATAGACCAGAAAATGAGTTTAAATGAATGTGCTATTTTCTTTCGCACGCACTCTCAATCTCGTCTATTTGAGGACTATCTACTAAAAGAAAATATTCCTTATGTAATCGTTGGAGGACTCTCCTTTTATCAACGAAAAGAAATCAAAGATATATTAGCTTGGTTGCGCATGACTTTGGCTAGCACAGATTTTATCGCTTTTTCGCGTACCATTAATCTACCAAAACGAGGATTAGGGGATACGACTCTTCAAAAATTACGCGAAGTGGTAGAAAAGTGTAAAGTCAACATCCTAACGTGTATTCAAGGCATTCTCAATAATCAAATTCCCTGTAAGCTCTCTGCTAAACAGCTGCAGGGTCTAAAAGAATACATCGATCTGATTCTCTCACTGCAAAAAAGTGCTTTGCAAAAGACAAAACTCTCTTTGCTCATTGAACAAATTATTCACCAATCCCACTACCTTGATTACCTACGTGAAGATCCAGATAGCTACCAAGATCGAAGAGGAAATATAGAAGAGTTGATTACCAAAGCAACAGAATGGGAAGAAGAAAACAAAGAAGCTTCTTTAGCTCAGTTTTTAGAAGAGCTAACTCTTAAATCTAGCCCAGAGAAACCAGAACAGAACGATCATATTCGTCTTATGACTTTACATAATGGTAAAGGCCTTGAATTCTCTTGCGTATTTATGGTAGGACTAGAAGAAGAGTTGCTCCCTCATATTAACGCAGTCGGTCATCCTGATGCTTTAGAGGAAGAACGTAGATTATGCTATGTAGGCATGACACGTGCTAAAGACCTTTTGTTCCTGACAGCAGCTCGTCAACGCCATCTCTGGGGAATAGCTAAAATAATGAGACCCAGTCGATTCTTAAGCGAAATCCCTTCTGCATTTATTCAAATGCCTTGTAAAAAACCCATAGAAACCTACACCCACCAACAAGTAGAGAAAAAAAAATTTCAGGAAGGAGATAGAGTATTTCACAAGGACTTTGGTTTAGGAATTATCCAAAAGCAATACAACACATCCCTTGGCACAACATACGATGTATTCTTTTCTCAATCTAAAACACTACGCTCTTTAGTTGCAAAGTATGCAAAATTACTTCCAGCTGATTAA
- a CDS encoding glycosyltransferase encodes MAKRLFIFMILFFCSSCNSQKNIIVVDDFESLSGKHTPAWKYIKTKEDFEYLNLFSHMYEQRRPLLKDPGVPYRIPKTIHFIWLGPKSFPLASVENVRMWMAKHPDWEINFWTDRNRPSPCPGMKQRLINSLSFTQLRDYFVISDNYGEQSDLLRYEILFQEGGIYVDHDVKCFKEFDLLNRAYDFYCGIDMPYTSSLPSCICTTNSLIGAKPNHPILKQCMDLLTNKWDIIQEEYQGSDRDATLNRVLHRTFWLFGEAVKNKNNQGENQDIVFPAYYFDAPKDELAIFARHQYAGSWHETESVFEKMVRKKLVVICKKLNQMYLCFGILGTLNILGFIGLFLFMRRLSRT; translated from the coding sequence ATGGCTAAACGCCTTTTTATTTTTATGATACTTTTTTTTTGTTCTTCGTGTAATTCACAAAAAAATATCATTGTAGTAGATGACTTTGAAAGCTTAAGTGGTAAGCATACCCCTGCTTGGAAGTATATTAAAACCAAAGAAGATTTCGAATATTTAAATCTTTTTTCCCATATGTATGAGCAGCGTAGGCCTTTACTAAAAGATCCCGGTGTGCCTTATCGCATCCCTAAGACGATTCATTTTATTTGGCTTGGTCCAAAGTCATTTCCATTAGCTTCTGTGGAGAATGTACGTATGTGGATGGCAAAGCATCCAGATTGGGAGATAAATTTTTGGACAGATCGTAATCGACCATCTCCTTGTCCGGGAATGAAACAACGTTTGATAAACAGTCTCTCTTTTACGCAATTGCGGGATTATTTTGTAATTTCTGATAACTATGGAGAGCAATCCGATCTATTGCGCTATGAGATTTTATTTCAAGAAGGAGGGATTTATGTCGATCACGATGTAAAATGTTTTAAGGAATTTGATTTGCTAAATCGAGCTTATGATTTTTATTGCGGTATTGATATGCCGTATACAAGTAGTTTACCGTCTTGTATTTGTACTACAAATAGTTTAATTGGAGCAAAACCTAACCACCCTATCTTAAAGCAGTGTATGGATTTATTGACTAATAAGTGGGATATAATCCAAGAGGAATATCAGGGGAGCGATCGAGATGCTACACTGAATCGCGTTTTACATCGTACTTTTTGGCTATTTGGAGAGGCGGTAAAGAACAAAAACAATCAAGGAGAGAATCAAGATATTGTCTTTCCGGCTTATTATTTTGATGCGCCAAAAGATGAGTTAGCGATTTTTGCACGGCATCAATATGCAGGAAGTTGGCATGAGACAGAGTCTGTATTTGAGAAGATGGTTCGTAAAAAGCTGGTTGTGATTTGCAAAAAGCTGAATCAAATGTATCTTTGTTTTGGTATTCTAGGGACATTAAACATTTTGGGCTTTATAGGGCTTTTCCTCTTCATGCGTAGGTTGTCAAGAACGTGA